GAGCTGACGAGGCTACTAAATCGTTTCCTGGCGCGTATAGCAGGTTAAGTCCTGGCACCTTTAATGGTTCTGCGTAATGTAGCACGTCCATAACAGTGGCACTGCCACCTTTCTGTACGCACCCCAACGACTTTTCTTCGAGGGTAGTTATGCCGCCCTTCTTATTTCCGGGTGATGGGTTTTCGTAAATTGGTTGGTTGTGTTCGCGGAAGTAGTCCTTAAAGCCATTAATAAGCTTTACTGTCTTCTGGAAGATGAGGTTATCCTTCGATCTGTCCATCAGGATGGTTTCGGCACCAAACATTTCAGGTACTTCGGTTAGCACAGTTGTACCGCCTAAGCCAACCAGCCAATCCGAAAACCGTCCCAGAAGAGGATTGGCAGTAATACCGGAAAAACCATCGCTGCCACCACACTTAAGCCCAATTTTAAGGTGAGAGACGGAGTGGGAGGTACGCGAATCGTTCTTCATCGCTTCGGCTAATTTGGCTACAATACTTAAGCCTTCCTCCACTTCATCTTCTACCTCTTGTGAGGATAGGTAAACAACGCGCTCGTCATCCACATTGCCCACAAACTTTTTGAGATTGGCAATCTGGTTGTTTTCACAACCAAGACCAAGCACCAGCACACCTCCCGCATTGGGATGGTTGATGAGTGCAGCAAGTGCCTTTTGGGTATTCTCCAAATCATCACCCAGCTGAGAGCAGCCGTAGTTGTGCTTAAACACAACTATATCGTCGATATGTGCCACGTCAAGTTCCTGCTTGGCCCTATCGACTATTAGTTGAGCCTGACCGTTAACGCAACCAACTGTTGGCACAATCCAGAGCTCATTGCGAATGCCTACTTCGCCATTTTTCCGCAAATAACCCTCAAAAGTGCGTTCCGACTCAGGTTTCTTTATTTGCGATAGGCTAGGATTATAGTCGTACTCTAAGTTGTCTCGAAGAGTAGTTTTGATATTGTGAGTATGAACCAGCTGACCTGGGATGATTTGCTGTAAGGCAAAACCGATAGGAAAGCCATACTTCAAGACAACCTCGCCCTCGTTAATCTTAGCGATAGAGAATTTATGCCCATTATCGATAGGCTCTTGTAGGGTAATTTCTACCCCATCGATATTGAGCACCTCTCCTGCGACAAGGGAATCGAGAGCCACACAAACGTTGTCGAGGTCATTTATTCTAAGCCATCTCTTCATATTCGACTAAGTTGTGGTCGTTGTATCGTTTCCATAACAGATACAACGACCATTTTATCTATGCATTTTATGAATTAAGAACCGCTTCTAAGGATTTGCGCATTCCAACAGAAAGGATGCTTTGAACAAAGCCCGCTACAGTTGGTGCTAAAGGTTCAATGCTCATTAGGTTTTCCTTCCAGATATCCCTGTTCGAGAGAATTTGAGAAACAGTTTCTAAAATATTCTCGCTATTCCAAACAGTTTGAATGAACTTTACATGTTCGGGAGTATCGTTAGGAATGAAAGTGATTTCTGATTTACCGCTATATAGAGTAAGCAGAGCTGCAAGTGAAAATGCAGTAAGTGATGCCACCTTCCCTTTTTTTACATAGCAGTCTTTCAGGGTAGGGAAGTTGCGTGTTTCCCACTTCGATAAAGAGTTAAGCGAGATGGTCTCTAGGTAATGCTTAATTGCAGGATTATAGAATCTTTCAATTATCGACTCTGAGAAACGCTTAAGCTCATTTTGATCCTCATCAATTACAGGAAGAACTTCTTCTGCTACCATCTTATTGATAAACGATTCCGCTAGCTTATCATCAAAGGCTTCTTTTACAGTTTTAAATCCCAGTTGAAGGCCTACAGGAACAAGCGCAGTATGCGATCCATTTAAAATGCGAACCTTCTTATCTCTGAATGATTTGATATCATCGAGGAATAGAACATGTAAACCAGCCTTGTCAAGAGGGAAACGGCGTTGAACATCGCGGCCACCAGCAATTGCCCAAACATGGTAGAACTCTCCCTTAACCACAAGATTGTCATTAAAGCCAATTTCAGCCTTAATTTCATCTATATTTTCTCTTGGGAAACCAGGAACAATTCTATCTACCAGCGTATCGCAGAAGGTACAGGAATCTTTAACCCAACTAATAAAATCGGTGCCAAGGTTGCATCTCTCCGCATGACGAAGCACATACTCCTTTAATGTTGTAGCGTTGTTCTCAATAAGTTCGCAGCAAATGAAGGTAAGCCCTTTTGTTGGATCTCCCTTAAAATGCTCGAAACGGCTATGTAGCAACGCCACAACCTTTCCAGGGAACGATTTAGCAGGTTTTGCAAAGATATCCTCATCGTCGTGATACTTTATGCCAGCTTCTGTGGTGTTTGATACCACAAACTCTAGTTCCTCGCTAAGAATATACTGCTGGTACTTTTCGTATTCAGAATAAGGATTTAAAGCATCCTGAATTGACTCAACCAAAGTCACCTCTTTAACCATCTTCTTATCCTTAATGCCTTCGAGGTAAACATGGTATAGATTATCTTGCGCTTTGAGCATATCTACCATGCCCATTTCGAGGGGTTGCACAACAACAACACCCGAATTGAGAACACCTTTCTTATTGGCATGGTCAATCATCCAATCTACAAATGCACGAAGGAAATTGCCTTCGCCAAACTGCATAATATGTATTGGTCTTTGGGTAGTAGCTACCGTCTTTCTATTTAACTCTTTCATATTCTTCTTTTCTTAATTCTACAAATCAGTAATTGGCCTATACTTTGGCACGAATGTCTTCATTATGACCCAAGCAATTAAATAGGCCACTGAACAAACGGCAAACATAATAAGATATGCAGTCTTAGGCGTTTCTACATAGAAGTCGGTTAGTCCTCCAGCAAGTAGTTGAACCAAAACGCCTCCAATACCTCCAGCCATTGCTCCAATACCCGTTACCGAGGCGACTGCTTTTTTAGGAAACATATCAGAAACAGTTGTAAAGAGGTTTGCAGACCAAGCCTGATGAGCAGCACCGCCAATACAGATGACAGCTACAGCTAGCACGCTTGCCCAAGATCCAAAATGGTCTACATTACCAAAATACTGAGTAGATAAAAGCACTAGAGGAAGAATTGCAATCATTAGCATCGCAGTCATTCGAGCCTTATATGTTTCCATACCTCTGTTGATAAGCATCATTGGAAGGCTACCTCCAAATACGCTACCTATAATGGCAATACCAAACACAATAAAGGTGGGCCACATCACTTCCTGAGTGGTCATGTCGAATTGTTTTTTGAGGTAATCAGGTAACCAAAACAACAGGAACCACCAAATGCCATCTGTCATAAACTTGCCAAAGAAGAACGACCAAGTTTGACGGTAGGAAAAAAGCCTAAACCAGCTCACCTTTTCCTTCGCTTCTGTACCATTAGAGGTAACTATATCGTCGCTATGAATGTAGTCGAACTCCTCTTTAGAAACTTTTCCTTTAGCCAACATGGCTTTAGGCGTACCGTAGAAGATAAACCAAAATATTAACCAGATAAAACCAGCAGATCCTGTAAGGATAAAGGCCATCTTCCAGCCCAATTCGGAGCCAAAGTAAACCATACACCAAGGTACAAACAGGGCCGAAATCATAGCACCCATGTTAGAGCCGCTGTTAAAGATACCTGTTGCTAGAGCACGTTCCTTTTTTGGAAACCATTCGGCAACAGTCTTTATTGATGCTGGAAAGTTACCTGCTTCGCCAACGCCAAAAAGGCTTCGAATTGCAACGTGTAGGGCAACTGTCTTTCCTGCGAAAGCATTTAAAACTCCAAATACAGACCAAATAATTAGCGAAAGGGCCAAACCTAACTTTGTTCCAATTTTATCAATAACCCATCCTGCGATAATTGTAACCCCCGCATAAAAAGCGGTAAAGAATGAGGTAACAAAGGCAAAATCAGAGTTTGACCATCCAAATCCGCCCTCTTCTACAGGTGAGCAGAAGAAGGATTTCAAGAAACCGATTACGTTTCTGTCCATGTAATTCACTGTAGTGGCAAATAGCAAAAGAGCTGCAATCACCCAGCGATAATTCGTTACATTACGTACGTTAGTCATGGTGTGTTTTATGTATCTGAAAAGAGTTGGGGTAAGAACGGATATCGAAACTCACCCCAACTATTGGTTAGGTTGTTTTTAGTTTTTTTATTGTGTCAAGTGCAAACTTGCAGAGGTCTGTTATAGACTTCCAGTTTTTGGCTTCAATGACGCTGGCTGGAAATAGATTCGAGCCCATTCCCACACAGGTTACACCTGCCTTAAACCATTTTGTCAGACTTTCCTCTGTAGGCTCAACTCCACCAGTAGGCATAATGCTAGTCCAAGGGCAAGGTCCTTTTACTGCCGAAACAAAACCAGGTCCTCCAACTGATGATCCAGGGAATACCTTTACAATCTCAGCACCCAATTCTTCTGCTTTCGATATCTCGGAAAGAGAACCACATCCAGGAGACCAAAGGATCTTACGTCGATTACAAGTTCTAGCAACATCTTCATTTATAAGAGGAGCTACAATAAAGTTAGCTCCTAGTTGTATGTAAAGAGATGCTGTTCCTGAATCGATAATAGAACCAACCCCAAGTGTCATTTCTGGGCACTCTTTGGCAACCCACTTATTTAGTTCACCAAATATTTCGTGAGCAAAATCGCCTCTATTGGTAAACTCAAATACGCGAACGCCGCCCTCATAACAAGCCTTTATCACCTGTTTGGCAACATCAATATCCTTATGGTAGAAAACAGGAACCATTCCTGTTTCCGCCATTTTTAATGCTACCTGAATTCTAGTAAATTTTGCCATTTCTTTAGTATTGATAATTTACCTACTATCTCGACACACGTCCTGATGTATCTCCACCCATAAGTTTCTTTACCTCATCAACTGTAACGAGATTAAAGTCACCATAAATAGTATGCTTTAAGCATGATGCAGCAACTGCAAAGTTTAGAGCACTCTGCAAATCGTCACCATAAGTAAGTAGCCCGTAAATTACGCCTCCCATAAACGAATCACCACCGCCAACACGATCAACGATATGTGTAATTTGGTAGGTTGGGGCTTCATGAAGCTTCTTTCCATCATACATTAAGCCCGACCATGTGTTGTGATTAGCATTAATGGATCCCCTCAGTGTTATAATAATACGTTTTGCCCGAGGGAAGCGCGCCATTAGCTGCTTTGCTACCGATTCATACTGCTGAGCCGTTACATGACCTTGAGTGACGTCCATCCCTTCAGGCTTAATACCAAAGAAGGTTTCAGCATCTTCTTCATTACCAAGAATCACATCACATCCTGCTACTAACTGTTCCATAATAGCCGCAGGCTTTTGTGTGTATCCCCACAAGTTTTTACGGTAGTTCAAGTCTGTAGATACGGTAACTCCGAGTTCATTTGCTACCTTAATTGCTTCGAGGCAAGCCATTGCTGCGCTTTCCGAAATAGCAGGGGTGATGCCAGTCCAGTGAAACCACTGCGCATCCTTAAACACTTC
This window of the uncultured Acetobacteroides sp. genome carries:
- a CDS encoding bifunctional 4-hydroxy-2-oxoglutarate aldolase/2-dehydro-3-deoxy-phosphogluconate aldolase, whose protein sequence is MAKFTRIQVALKMAETGMVPVFYHKDIDVAKQVIKACYEGGVRVFEFTNRGDFAHEIFGELNKWVAKECPEMTLGVGSIIDSGTASLYIQLGANFIVAPLINEDVARTCNRRKILWSPGCGSLSEISKAEELGAEIVKVFPGSSVGGPGFVSAVKGPCPWTSIMPTGGVEPTEESLTKWFKAGVTCVGMGSNLFPASVIEAKNWKSITDLCKFALDTIKKLKTT
- a CDS encoding tagaturonate reductase, giving the protein MKELNRKTVATTQRPIHIMQFGEGNFLRAFVDWMIDHANKKGVLNSGVVVVQPLEMGMVDMLKAQDNLYHVYLEGIKDKKMVKEVTLVESIQDALNPYSEYEKYQQYILSEELEFVVSNTTEAGIKYHDDEDIFAKPAKSFPGKVVALLHSRFEHFKGDPTKGLTFICCELIENNATTLKEYVLRHAERCNLGTDFISWVKDSCTFCDTLVDRIVPGFPRENIDEIKAEIGFNDNLVVKGEFYHVWAIAGGRDVQRRFPLDKAGLHVLFLDDIKSFRDKKVRILNGSHTALVPVGLQLGFKTVKEAFDDKLAESFINKMVAEEVLPVIDEDQNELKRFSESIIERFYNPAIKHYLETISLNSLSKWETRNFPTLKDCYVKKGKVASLTAFSLAALLTLYSGKSEITFIPNDTPEHVKFIQTVWNSENILETVSQILSNRDIWKENLMSIEPLAPTVAGFVQSILSVGMRKSLEAVLNS
- a CDS encoding sugar kinase produces the protein MKKVVTFGEVMLRLATPGYERFSQAKTLNATFGGGEANVAVSLANYGIPVEFVTRLPKNDIAESCIMDLRKYGVQTCNIVRGGERVGIYFLETGAVNRPSKVVYDRAHSAISEIQPGMVNWHEVFKDAQWFHWTGITPAISESAAMACLEAIKVANELGVTVSTDLNYRKNLWGYTQKPAAIMEQLVAGCDVILGNEEDAETFFGIKPEGMDVTQGHVTAQQYESVAKQLMARFPRAKRIIITLRGSINANHNTWSGLMYDGKKLHEAPTYQITHIVDRVGGGDSFMGGVIYGLLTYGDDLQSALNFAVAASCLKHTIYGDFNLVTVDEVKKLMGGDTSGRVSR
- a CDS encoding altronate dehydratase family protein, with amino-acid sequence MKRWLRINDLDNVCVALDSLVAGEVLNIDGVEITLQEPIDNGHKFSIAKINEGEVVLKYGFPIGFALQQIIPGQLVHTHNIKTTLRDNLEYDYNPSLSQIKKPESERTFEGYLRKNGEVGIRNELWIVPTVGCVNGQAQLIVDRAKQELDVAHIDDIVVFKHNYGCSQLGDDLENTQKALAALINHPNAGGVLVLGLGCENNQIANLKKFVGNVDDERVVYLSSQEVEDEVEEGLSIVAKLAEAMKNDSRTSHSVSHLKIGLKCGGSDGFSGITANPLLGRFSDWLVGLGGTTVLTEVPEMFGAETILMDRSKDNLIFQKTVKLINGFKDYFREHNQPIYENPSPGNKKGGITTLEEKSLGCVQKGGSATVMDVLHYAEPLKVPGLNLLYAPGNDLVASSALGFSGCQMVLFTTGRGTPFGSFVPTMKVATNSNLAKHKANWIDFNAGILLEDAPAEEVTSSFVDYVISVASGEKLKHEKTGFKEIAIFKTGVTL
- a CDS encoding MFS transporter; this translates as MTNVRNVTNYRWVIAALLLFATTVNYMDRNVIGFLKSFFCSPVEEGGFGWSNSDFAFVTSFFTAFYAGVTIIAGWVIDKIGTKLGLALSLIIWSVFGVLNAFAGKTVALHVAIRSLFGVGEAGNFPASIKTVAEWFPKKERALATGIFNSGSNMGAMISALFVPWCMVYFGSELGWKMAFILTGSAGFIWLIFWFIFYGTPKAMLAKGKVSKEEFDYIHSDDIVTSNGTEAKEKVSWFRLFSYRQTWSFFFGKFMTDGIWWFLLFWLPDYLKKQFDMTTQEVMWPTFIVFGIAIIGSVFGGSLPMMLINRGMETYKARMTAMLMIAILPLVLLSTQYFGNVDHFGSWASVLAVAVICIGGAAHQAWSANLFTTVSDMFPKKAVASVTGIGAMAGGIGGVLVQLLAGGLTDFYVETPKTAYLIMFAVCSVAYLIAWVIMKTFVPKYRPITDL